The proteins below come from a single Cylindrospermopsis raciborskii Cr2010 genomic window:
- a CDS encoding allophanate hydrolase-related protein has protein sequence MIEFAVNGTLMRGLKLNNNLLNVGAVFDRESFTAPCYRLWSIKDQYPGMLRDVEGGKSISVEIWQVPLGGIADILIQEPPGLCVGKIELDDKKVVLGVLAEPFLVAGQKEITIYGGWRKYDQLCHQ, from the coding sequence ATGATTGAATTTGCTGTAAATGGTACTCTAATGAGGGGACTAAAATTAAATAATAATTTGCTGAACGTGGGTGCGGTTTTTGACCGAGAATCTTTCACAGCACCCTGCTATCGTCTATGGTCAATTAAGGATCAATATCCGGGAATGCTTCGTGATGTGGAAGGAGGTAAATCTATTAGTGTGGAGATTTGGCAAGTTCCTTTAGGGGGAATTGCTGATATTTTAATACAAGAACCACCAGGGTTGTGTGTGGGTAAAATTGAGTTGGATGATAAAAAAGTAGTTTTAGGAGTGTTAGCAGAGCCTTTTTTAGTAGCAGGACAAAAAGAAATTACTATTTATGGTGGATGGCGAAAGTATGATCAATTATGTCATCAATAA
- a CDS encoding ABC transporter substrate-binding protein produces MRRRHLLYLGGGATLALATHGCTQGNSKSTPDTSENPGKITIGFWPVASGLPLFVADKKGYFKEAGLNVEVAQFASPNQVAEALIASRLQGTGNGVASGVLGLSEITSPGLFKIIAANPSNVDYKLDQVVVGKNSPIKSVADLKNKKFATGPGAQNLAIAQAILAAAGVEKPEIQQLEIRQHVAAIESGQIDAAYTLEPTGTVGDMKGITRILENGVVSKYILGDPKAPWFGGAAVLSTQFLQTYPKSTQSYIQAYRRAIADIKNQPDAVRQYLVGYTAISGDLVQKVPLITYTMYDEFTAEDINYFQKFFDFMTDKKVFSKKVDVSNLLYKNS; encoded by the coding sequence ATGCGCAGAAGACACTTACTTTATCTGGGTGGTGGTGCTACCTTAGCACTTGCGACCCATGGTTGTACCCAAGGGAATTCCAAATCCACCCCGGATACTAGTGAGAATCCTGGTAAAATCACCATTGGGTTTTGGCCTGTAGCTTCTGGGTTACCCTTATTTGTAGCGGATAAAAAAGGCTACTTTAAAGAAGCGGGTCTCAACGTGGAAGTAGCTCAATTTGCTTCTCCCAATCAAGTAGCTGAGGCTTTAATTGCTAGTAGATTACAGGGTACGGGTAATGGAGTGGCCAGTGGTGTATTGGGCCTGTCTGAAATTACTTCACCGGGTCTGTTTAAAATTATTGCAGCTAATCCCAGTAATGTGGATTATAAACTAGATCAAGTTGTGGTTGGTAAAAACAGCCCTATTAAATCTGTTGCCGATTTAAAAAATAAAAAGTTTGCCACAGGACCGGGAGCGCAAAATCTAGCCATTGCTCAAGCTATTTTAGCCGCAGCAGGGGTTGAAAAACCAGAAATCCAACAGTTAGAGATACGCCAACACGTAGCAGCAATTGAATCAGGACAAATAGATGCTGCTTATACTTTAGAACCTACAGGTACGGTTGGGGATATGAAAGGTATCACCAGAATTTTAGAAAATGGTGTGGTGTCGAAATATATCCTAGGAGATCCTAAAGCACCCTGGTTTGGTGGTGCGGCGGTTTTAAGCACTCAATTTTTGCAAACCTATCCCAAGTCTACCCAATCTTATATACAAGCTTATCGTCGAGCTATTGCGGATATTAAAAACCAACCGGATGCAGTGCGACAATACTTAGTTGGATATACAGCCATCTCTGGGGACTTAGTACAAAAAGTGCCACTAATTACCTACACCATGTATGATGAATTTACCGCTGAGGATATTAACTACTTCCAAAAATTCTTCGATTTTATGACTGATAAAAAAGTCTTTTCCAAAAAAGTAGATGTGAGTAATCTGTTATATAAAAATTCGTAA
- a CDS encoding ABC transporter permease yields MNFPFSIKNKNSNQVLNLDLILNRCLPLTGVLLFFGLWWFIAVSGFVNPVLLPTPLATVQTLIEGLFGGSMFSDLATTVLRTFSAFFLATLFGIPLGVGLGSSEKIYRSVEFLIEFFRSTPASALIPLFILFFGISDFSKVVIAGFSAFLLIVFNSAYGVIHAKQSRILAARVMGANRWQIFKDVLLLESLPQTFIGLRSGISIALVIVIVSEMFIGSQQGLGKRIIDAQQILNVRDMYASILITGSLGYLLNMLFLGLEKRLIHWSGK; encoded by the coding sequence ATGAATTTCCCATTTTCCATCAAGAACAAAAATTCAAACCAAGTTTTAAACCTGGATTTAATCCTGAACCGTTGTTTACCTTTAACTGGTGTTCTATTGTTTTTTGGATTGTGGTGGTTTATTGCTGTATCGGGATTTGTTAATCCTGTTTTGCTACCAACTCCTTTAGCAACAGTCCAAACCTTGATTGAGGGATTGTTTGGTGGTTCCATGTTCTCTGATTTAGCTACCACAGTTTTACGAACATTTAGTGCCTTTTTCCTAGCTACCTTATTTGGCATTCCCCTAGGTGTGGGATTGGGAAGCTCTGAAAAAATCTATCGTAGTGTGGAGTTTTTAATTGAGTTTTTTAGGTCTACACCTGCTAGTGCATTGATTCCCTTGTTTATTCTCTTTTTTGGCATTAGTGATTTTTCTAAGGTGGTAATTGCTGGATTTAGTGCTTTTTTATTAATTGTTTTCAATAGTGCTTACGGAGTAATTCATGCCAAACAATCTCGAATTTTAGCTGCTAGGGTTATGGGAGCAAATCGTTGGCAAATTTTCAAGGATGTATTATTGTTGGAGAGTTTACCACAAACTTTTATTGGTCTGCGCAGTGGAATTAGTATTGCTCTTGTGATTGTGATTGTTTCTGAGATGTTTATTGGTAGTCAACAAGGATTAGGAAAGCGCATTATTGATGCTCAACAGATTTTAAATGTTCGGGACATGTACGCATCAATTTTAATTACAGGGAGTTTAGGCTACCTGCTGAACATGCTATTTTTAGGACTAGAAAAGCGTCTGATACACTGGAGTGGTAAGTAA
- a CDS encoding CHASE domain-containing sensor histidine kinase → MVNNRLLIIVSVVGVTLSGLATLMISHWEKSNQQLRFQRQTENLTTALQRSLNRYIDIIGFLGDYYTTDYIQKDKKPIDRSSFNKFTHRSIQIYSGIQALEWAPLISHQERFSYEKQIQLEGYTNFRIRELNQQNQLVVAQKRPYYFPVTYVAPFQGNESAFGYDLNSHPTRKIAISQAIKTKQITTTGRIRLVQERRDQFGFLVFLPVDDPQSKEKMTLPIRGVLIGVFRLSDVVEESLKNLRYSINFIIQDQDAKSGEKFLGQYDATRKTVVNQSIPVTRNIYHYFLCSDPQVCQKTLKMGQRKWRIEFYPSPDYPVEQPYTTFATLIIGCLITSSLVFFLYILNRDLEKTITLSELRFRFFSMASHELRTPLSTILLSSESLQINYDHLTETQKQFNIQRINLTARQMSRHINDLLLLNRSEFQELEFQPEIFNLKDFCQKIIAEIQLTTDHPIELEFSPKLTQVFLDKKLLRSILINLLDNAIKYSPSAIPVQLRITREEKKIIWQIQDSGIGISPDDKPHIYNPFYRGSNVGEIGGTGLGLAIVRACIQRHKGEWKIESELGQGTVVIVKLPIFE, encoded by the coding sequence ATGGTTAATAATAGATTACTAATTATTGTATCAGTTGTAGGTGTGACCTTATCGGGATTAGCCACACTTATGATCAGTCATTGGGAAAAATCCAATCAGCAATTACGGTTCCAGCGACAAACTGAAAATCTAACCACAGCCTTACAACGTAGTTTAAATCGCTACATTGATATTATAGGATTTTTAGGAGACTATTACACCACAGATTATATACAAAAAGACAAAAAGCCAATTGATCGTTCATCCTTCAATAAATTTACCCATCGTTCAATCCAAATCTATTCTGGGATACAAGCTTTAGAATGGGCGCCTCTGATTTCCCACCAAGAGCGTTTTTCCTATGAAAAACAAATACAACTTGAAGGATACACAAATTTTCGCATTAGGGAATTAAACCAGCAAAATCAACTGGTAGTGGCTCAAAAACGTCCCTATTATTTTCCCGTAACTTATGTAGCGCCCTTCCAAGGTAATGAGTCTGCTTTCGGGTATGATCTTAATTCCCATCCTACTCGTAAAATAGCTATTAGTCAAGCTATTAAAACCAAACAGATAACCACTACTGGGAGAATTCGTTTGGTACAAGAAAGACGGGATCAATTTGGATTTTTAGTTTTTTTACCAGTGGATGATCCACAGTCTAAAGAGAAGATGACATTGCCAATTAGGGGAGTTTTAATAGGTGTGTTTCGGTTGTCAGACGTAGTTGAAGAGTCCCTGAAAAACTTGCGATATAGCATTAACTTTATCATCCAAGATCAGGATGCAAAGTCAGGAGAAAAATTTCTGGGTCAGTATGACGCCACCCGTAAAACAGTTGTCAACCAATCCATACCAGTCACCAGAAATATCTATCACTATTTTTTATGTTCCGATCCTCAAGTGTGTCAGAAAACTCTCAAAATGGGGCAACGAAAATGGAGGATTGAATTTTATCCATCACCAGATTATCCTGTAGAACAACCCTACACCACTTTTGCCACTCTTATTATAGGATGTTTAATAACCAGTAGCCTGGTATTTTTCTTATATATTTTAAATCGAGATTTAGAAAAAACTATAACTTTAAGTGAATTGAGATTTCGTTTTTTTTCCATGGCTTCCCATGAATTAAGAACTCCCTTGAGCACCATTTTATTATCTAGTGAAAGCCTGCAAATTAACTATGATCACCTGACAGAAACACAAAAACAATTTAATATTCAGCGTATTAACCTAACTGCTCGACAAATGAGCAGGCACATTAATGATTTATTACTTTTAAACAGATCCGAATTTCAAGAGTTAGAATTTCAACCTGAGATATTTAATTTAAAAGATTTTTGTCAGAAAATCATAGCAGAAATCCAGTTAACTACCGATCACCCTATTGAGTTAGAATTTTCTCCTAAATTAACCCAAGTATTCTTAGATAAAAAATTGCTTCGTTCTATTCTAATTAATCTTCTAGATAATGCCATTAAATATTCCCCAAGTGCAATTCCAGTCCAACTGAGAATTACCCGAGAGGAAAAAAAAATTATTTGGCAAATTCAAGACTCTGGTATTGGCATTTCTCCCGATGATAAACCTCATATCTATAACCCATTTTATCGAGGTAGTAATGTGGGAGAAATTGGGGGTACTGGATTGGGTCTAGCTATTGTCAGAGCTTGTATACAAAGACATAAGGGTGAATGGAAAATTGAAAGTGAACTAGGTCAAGGAACAGTGGTTATAGTGAAATTACCAATTTTTGAGTAG
- a CDS encoding ABC transporter ATP-binding protein, which translates to MDSLLQTKTAKSEEFITVKGLCKSFAGQPVYKNFDLNLANHQLVSIFGPNGCGKSTLINMMSGLIPVDQGEIKIHGKPIQRTRIGYVFQNYRDSLFPWMSAYDNIAYPLRVKGISERECRHSVEHLIETFNICLDLKRYPYSFSGGQQQLVSILRALVAQPEVLFLDEPFSALDFETTLFVRDKLQEIFMATTIPMLMVVHNLEEAIFLADKILLLSKRPTRVVEMVTFDAPRPRTPETLTSHKFVEVSRYCLDIFRQEMQK; encoded by the coding sequence ATGGATTCACTTCTACAGACAAAGACAGCAAAATCGGAAGAATTTATCACGGTCAAAGGGTTGTGTAAGTCCTTTGCTGGGCAACCTGTATACAAAAACTTTGATCTCAACCTAGCCAATCATCAATTAGTCTCGATTTTTGGTCCTAATGGGTGTGGTAAATCTACTTTAATCAATATGATGAGTGGTTTAATTCCGGTGGATCAAGGTGAAATCAAAATCCATGGTAAACCCATTCAGCGGACTCGGATTGGCTATGTATTTCAAAATTACCGAGACTCTCTTTTTCCCTGGATGAGTGCTTACGATAATATTGCCTATCCACTTCGTGTTAAAGGTATTTCTGAACGGGAGTGTCGTCATTCTGTAGAGCATTTAATTGAGACTTTCAATATTTGCTTAGATCTAAAACGATATCCCTATAGTTTTTCTGGTGGACAGCAGCAGTTAGTTTCAATTCTCAGAGCGTTAGTTGCTCAACCGGAGGTGCTATTTTTAGATGAACCCTTTTCAGCTTTAGACTTTGAAACTACGTTATTTGTACGGGATAAATTGCAAGAGATTTTTATGGCCACCACCATTCCTATGTTGATGGTTGTACATAACCTAGAAGAGGCTATCTTTTTGGCTGATAAGATTTTATTACTAAGTAAACGTCCAACCCGGGTAGTTGAAATGGTGACCTTTGATGCTCCTCGACCTCGCACACCTGAAACTCTAACTTCTCATAAATTTGTAGAAGTCAGTCGTTATTGTTTAGATATTTTTCGTCAGGAAATGCAAAAATGA